Proteins from a genomic interval of Providencia stuartii:
- the aat gene encoding leucyl/phenylalanyl-tRNA--protein transferase, with product MYQLDDDSYLFPPVHEAMREPNGLLAIGGDLAPERLKAAYYDGIFPWFNPGEMPLWWSPDPRAVLMVGELHISRSMKKLLRKQKYRITINHAFNEVIEACAIREEGTWIVPEVCVGYQALHQQGVAHSVEAWYGEELVGGLYGVNLGHLFCGESMFSRMNDASKVAFITFYFHFLRYNGQLFDCQVLNHHTASLGAKEISRRDFLHILYRWRNKAIDPACWLPQSIEIQSLFE from the coding sequence ATGTACCAACTCGATGATGACTCCTATTTATTCCCGCCAGTGCATGAAGCCATGCGGGAACCTAATGGCCTGTTAGCAATAGGCGGCGATTTAGCACCTGAACGGCTTAAGGCTGCTTATTATGATGGTATCTTTCCTTGGTTTAATCCCGGTGAAATGCCATTGTGGTGGTCGCCTGACCCCCGAGCTGTTTTAATGGTGGGTGAATTGCATATTAGCCGTTCAATGAAAAAATTATTGAGAAAGCAAAAATATCGCATCACCATCAACCATGCCTTCAACGAGGTTATTGAGGCGTGTGCTATCCGTGAAGAGGGAACATGGATTGTGCCTGAAGTTTGCGTTGGGTATCAGGCTCTACATCAACAAGGGGTCGCACATTCTGTCGAAGCTTGGTATGGTGAAGAGCTGGTTGGCGGCCTATATGGCGTGAACCTAGGGCACCTATTTTGTGGCGAATCTATGTTCAGTAGAATGAATGATGCATCCAAAGTTGCTTTTATTACATTCTATTTTCATTTTTTGCGCTATAATGGGCAGCTTTTTGATTGTCAGGTACTTAACCACCATACCGCCTCATTAGGCGCAAAAGAAATATCCCGTCGGGATTTTTTACATATTCTTTATCGGTGGCGTAACAAAGCGATTGATCCCGCCTGCTGGTTACCGCAATCGATTGAAATACAGTCATTATTCGAATAG
- the infA gene encoding translation initiation factor IF-1 produces MAKEDNIEMQGTVLDTLPNTMFRVELENGHVVTAHISGKMRKNYIRILTGDKVTVELTPYDLSKGRIIFRSR; encoded by the coding sequence ATGGCCAAAGAAGACAATATTGAAATGCAGGGCACAGTACTCGATACCCTGCCAAACACAATGTTTCGTGTTGAACTGGAAAATGGTCACGTAGTGACTGCCCACATTTCTGGAAAAATGCGTAAAAACTATATCCGCATCCTGACAGGCGACAAGGTAACTGTAGAGTTAACTCCGTACGACCTGAGCAAAGGCCGTATCATTTTCCGTAGCCGCTGA
- the clpA gene encoding ATP-dependent Clp protease ATP-binding subunit ClpA: MLNQELELSLNVAFAKAKDNRHEFMTVEHLLLALLSNTSAREALDACKVDLVVLRQELEHFIAQTTPLLPENDNRDTQPTLSFQRVLQRAVFHVQSSGRHEVSGANVLVAIFSEQESQAAYLLRKHDVSRLDVVNFISHGTIKGENPAQSEQDAANSQVSNEEQPVSDDHMDNFTTNLNQLAKQGNIDPLVGRQAELERTIQVLCRRRKNNPLLVGESGVGKTAIAEGLAWRIEQNDVPEVMKGCTIYSLDIGALLAGTKYRGDFEKRFKSLLKMLEKDSKSILFIDEIHTIIGAGAASGGQVDAANLIKPLLSGGRIRVIGSTTYQEFSNVFEKDRALARRFQKIDIVEPTAEETVRIINGLKPKYESHHDVRYTAKAIQAAVDLSVKYITDRHLPDKAIDVIDEAGARTRLVAPSKRKKTIGVPEIESVVARIARIPEKTVSSSDKERLKTLDARLKMLVFGQDDAIAALTEAIKMSRAGLGQEHKPVGSFLFAGPTGVGKTEVTVQLAKALDIKLLRFDMSEYMERHTVSRLIGAPPGYVGFDQGGLLTDAVIKHPHSVVLLDEIEKAHPDVFNILLQVMDHGTLTDNNGRKADFRNVIIVMTTNAGVQETQRRSIGFAEQDNSTDALSEIKKVFSPEFRNRLDGIIWFNSLSVEIITQVVDKFIVELQAQLDEKGVSIEVSQAARRWLCEKGYDKAMGARPMARVIQDNLKKPLANELLFGSLTNGGSVSIGLDEKSNTLTYSFSSVHKASPEDAVF; this comes from the coding sequence ATGCTCAATCAAGAACTGGAGCTTAGTCTGAACGTCGCATTTGCAAAAGCGAAAGATAATCGACACGAATTTATGACAGTGGAGCACCTGTTGCTGGCATTATTAAGTAACACGTCAGCGCGTGAAGCATTGGATGCCTGTAAAGTTGACCTCGTTGTCTTGAGGCAAGAGCTTGAGCACTTTATTGCGCAAACGACACCACTGTTACCTGAAAATGATAATCGTGATACGCAACCCACTTTAAGTTTTCAGCGTGTTCTACAACGCGCTGTTTTCCACGTTCAATCATCTGGGCGTCATGAAGTGAGTGGTGCCAATGTTCTTGTGGCAATCTTCAGTGAACAAGAATCACAAGCCGCTTATTTATTGCGTAAACATGACGTAAGCCGTTTAGATGTTGTTAACTTTATTTCTCATGGCACCATTAAAGGCGAAAACCCAGCGCAATCTGAGCAAGATGCCGCTAATAGCCAAGTTAGCAATGAAGAGCAGCCTGTTTCCGATGATCACATGGATAACTTTACGACGAACCTCAATCAATTGGCGAAACAAGGCAATATTGACCCTCTGGTGGGGCGTCAGGCCGAGCTAGAAAGAACCATTCAAGTTCTGTGCCGCCGTCGTAAAAATAACCCATTGTTGGTCGGTGAATCAGGCGTAGGGAAAACCGCGATAGCGGAAGGGCTTGCATGGCGTATCGAGCAAAATGATGTACCTGAAGTGATGAAAGGCTGCACTATCTATTCACTCGATATTGGCGCTTTGTTGGCAGGGACTAAATACCGTGGTGACTTTGAAAAACGCTTTAAATCACTGTTGAAAATGTTGGAAAAAGACAGTAAAAGCATTCTTTTTATTGATGAAATCCATACTATCATTGGTGCTGGCGCAGCGTCTGGTGGACAAGTGGACGCCGCAAACTTAATCAAGCCATTACTGTCAGGCGGCCGGATTCGCGTGATTGGTTCAACAACCTATCAAGAATTCAGCAATGTATTTGAAAAAGATAGAGCGCTTGCACGCCGCTTTCAGAAAATCGATATTGTAGAGCCTACAGCAGAAGAAACCGTTCGTATTATTAATGGGTTAAAACCAAAATACGAATCTCACCATGATGTTCGCTATACCGCGAAAGCGATTCAGGCGGCAGTTGATTTATCCGTTAAATATATTACGGATAGACATTTACCTGATAAAGCAATTGATGTGATCGATGAAGCAGGGGCGAGGACTCGCTTAGTCGCACCCAGCAAGCGCAAGAAAACAATCGGTGTGCCTGAAATTGAATCTGTGGTTGCACGTATTGCGCGTATTCCAGAAAAAACCGTTTCTTCAAGTGATAAAGAGCGTTTGAAAACCTTGGATGCCCGTTTAAAAATGTTGGTGTTTGGGCAAGATGATGCGATTGCAGCGTTAACTGAAGCGATAAAAATGAGTCGTGCTGGTTTAGGCCAAGAGCATAAACCGGTTGGTTCTTTCTTGTTTGCAGGTCCAACAGGTGTTGGTAAAACAGAAGTTACCGTGCAGTTAGCTAAAGCGCTTGATATTAAATTATTGCGTTTTGACATGTCCGAATACATGGAGCGACATACTGTGAGCCGTTTGATCGGGGCTCCCCCAGGGTATGTTGGGTTTGACCAAGGTGGCTTATTAACGGATGCAGTGATTAAACATCCTCATTCAGTAGTGCTACTGGATGAAATTGAAAAAGCACATCCAGATGTGTTCAATATCCTGTTGCAAGTCATGGATCACGGTACTCTGACTGATAATAATGGGCGCAAAGCGGATTTTCGTAATGTTATTATTGTGATGACGACTAACGCGGGGGTTCAAGAAACACAACGCCGTTCTATTGGATTTGCTGAGCAAGATAATAGTACTGACGCCTTATCTGAAATTAAGAAAGTCTTTTCGCCTGAGTTCCGTAACCGCCTTGATGGCATTATTTGGTTCAACTCATTGTCGGTTGAGATTATCACTCAGGTGGTGGATAAATTTATTGTCGAGCTTCAAGCACAATTGGATGAGAAAGGGGTGTCTATTGAGGTTAGCCAAGCGGCTCGCCGCTGGTTATGTGAGAAAGGCTATGATAAGGCAATGGGAGCCCGACCCATGGCACGTGTTATTCAGGATAACCTGAAAAAACCATTAGCAAATGAGTTGTTATTCGGTTCGCTAACTAATGGTGGCTCGGTGAGTATCGGGCTTGATGAAAAAAGCAACACACTGACATATAGCTTCAGTAGCGTGCACAAGGCCTCTCCGGAGGATGCGGTATTCTGA
- the clpS gene encoding ATP-dependent Clp protease adapter ClpS: MSDFLGTFKTDVIIKDEVEQVLQPPSMYKVILNNDDYTPMDFVVEVLQKYFSFDEERATQIMLDVHFQGKGVCGIFTAEVAETKAAQVNSYAREHEYPLLCTIEKV; this comes from the coding sequence ATGAGCGATTTTCTTGGTACATTTAAAACAGATGTCATTATTAAGGATGAAGTGGAACAAGTCTTACAGCCACCTTCAATGTATAAGGTTATATTAAATAATGATGACTACACTCCAATGGATTTTGTTGTTGAAGTGTTACAAAAATACTTTTCTTTTGATGAAGAACGCGCTACACAGATAATGTTAGATGTTCATTTTCAGGGAAAAGGGGTTTGCGGTATTTTTACGGCAGAGGTTGCTGAAACAAAAGCGGCACAAGTTAACAGCTATGCGCGCGAACATGAGTACCCTTTGTTGTGCACAATAGAAAAAGTGTGA
- the cspD gene encoding cold shock-like protein CspD — METGTVKWFNNAKGFGFICPENGGEDIFAHYSCIQMDGYRTLKAGQKVNFSINTGPKGNHANLIIPIENGTLNNTSAEATPQE; from the coding sequence ATGGAGACAGGTACAGTTAAATGGTTCAATAACGCCAAAGGCTTTGGTTTCATCTGCCCAGAAAATGGGGGAGAAGATATTTTCGCTCATTACTCCTGCATACAGATGGATGGTTACAGGACATTAAAGGCTGGCCAGAAAGTCAATTTTAGTATTAATACTGGCCCAAAAGGAAACCATGCCAATCTCATCATTCCGATTGAAAATGGTACATTGAATAATACAAGTGCGGAGGCAACGCCTCAAGAATAA
- a CDS encoding DUF1177 domain-containing protein → MSLKQTLCAYELIDSAVVSGDDIVALFKHFTGVEVSSKTVQDEKGQSDFVRIVIPGSQGKLQGKNTPTLGIIGRLGGIGARPSRIGVVSDADGAIAAIAAALKLANMRESGDILKGDVIITTHICPTAPTRPHSPVDFMDSPLNDETMNQHEAIPEADAILSVDTTKGNRLLNHKGYALSPTVKEGYILPVAEDLLRLMEWSSGQHAVTFPLAVQDITPYGNGLHHINSIMQPSVSTTAPVVGVAICTQTIVPGCSTGASHEVDIAAAVKFMIEVAKEFSSGHCQFYDEEQFALLKSLYGDLSFLQTHSRPR, encoded by the coding sequence ATGAGTTTAAAACAGACCCTGTGCGCTTACGAGTTAATCGATAGTGCCGTTGTTAGTGGGGATGATATTGTTGCCTTATTTAAGCATTTCACTGGCGTTGAGGTATCCTCAAAAACAGTGCAAGACGAAAAAGGGCAAAGTGATTTTGTTCGTATAGTCATTCCAGGAAGTCAGGGGAAATTACAAGGTAAAAACACACCGACACTTGGCATTATAGGTCGTTTGGGCGGAATTGGCGCGAGGCCATCGCGTATTGGCGTTGTCTCTGATGCCGATGGTGCGATCGCGGCGATTGCGGCGGCGCTAAAACTCGCCAATATGCGTGAAAGCGGTGATATTTTGAAGGGTGATGTGATTATAACAACACATATCTGCCCAACAGCACCGACCCGTCCTCATAGCCCCGTTGATTTTATGGATTCCCCTCTTAATGATGAGACGATGAATCAACATGAAGCCATTCCTGAAGCTGATGCCATATTATCGGTAGATACAACCAAGGGAAATCGCTTACTGAACCACAAAGGGTATGCATTGTCGCCGACAGTTAAAGAAGGTTATATCCTACCGGTTGCTGAAGACTTATTGCGATTAATGGAATGGAGCAGCGGGCAACATGCGGTGACCTTCCCACTCGCAGTGCAAGATATTACACCTTACGGTAATGGCTTACACCACATCAATAGTATTATGCAACCATCGGTATCAACCACAGCGCCTGTGGTGGGGGTTGCTATTTGCACACAAACGATTGTCCCGGGGTGTTCCACAGGTGCCAGCCATGAAGTGGACATTGCTGCCGCGGTGAAGTTTATGATTGAAGTTGCTAAAGAATTTAGTAGCGGGCATTGCCAATTCTATGATGAAGAGCAGTTTGCTTTACTTAAATCACTTTACGGTGACCTATCATTTTTGCAAACACACAGCCGCCCGCGCTGA
- a CDS encoding IclR family transcriptional regulator, with protein sequence MSILSSVVDVYRLFLRSGDELTVTTLVNELGMPKSSASRLLKQMAEYGLLEKKNDAPIYRPGLIIMELAHHARGMNPVIDMVLESLDELTKETGYTTYVSLRDKDKVRVVHARIGNSMLQVITRPGTKLPIAGTSTGKALLSRNSLSEREVIICQEPQEKQDQLRQELNMIEERGWAYSINESVPGVASVSSTVYDPAQGTLYALCLSLPASQITPELLDQLATQICHKASYIGSMVGDSYWLKRSIKP encoded by the coding sequence ATGAGTATTCTCTCAAGTGTTGTCGATGTATACCGTTTGTTTCTTCGCTCAGGCGATGAGCTTACAGTGACAACGTTAGTTAATGAATTGGGAATGCCAAAAAGCTCTGCATCGCGTTTATTAAAACAGATGGCGGAGTATGGCTTACTCGAAAAGAAAAATGATGCGCCTATTTATCGTCCGGGTTTGATCATTATGGAATTAGCTCATCATGCTAGAGGGATGAACCCTGTTATTGATATGGTGCTTGAATCGCTGGATGAGCTGACGAAAGAAACGGGTTATACCACTTATGTCTCTTTAAGAGATAAAGATAAGGTTCGGGTCGTGCATGCCCGAATTGGTAATAGTATGTTGCAAGTCATCACTCGACCGGGAACTAAGTTACCGATAGCGGGGACTTCGACAGGAAAAGCCTTGCTGTCTCGTAACTCGTTAAGCGAGCGCGAGGTGATTATTTGCCAAGAACCACAAGAGAAACAAGATCAGTTACGTCAAGAACTGAATATGATTGAAGAACGGGGTTGGGCATATTCGATTAATGAATCGGTTCCAGGAGTGGCTTCTGTATCGAGTACTGTTTATGACCCAGCGCAAGGTACCCTCTATGCATTGTGCTTGAGTTTACCTGCATCACAGATTACGCCTGAATTATTAGACCAGCTAGCCACACAAATATGTCATAAAGCATCCTATATTGGCAGCATGGTAGGCGATTCTTATTGGTTAAAACGTAGTATTAAACCATAA
- a CDS encoding nitrilase-related carbon-nitrogen hydrolase: protein MSNHIVKVALAQFNSTLGDKTQNLQRMTDFCHQAAEQGAKLICFPELATTGYRGDLLSTRLWDLSDSTGSETYQLFSSLATRLDLTIVSGFAERGHYLGEVYNSVGVWNPGCEDISGVFRKVHAFGIEKQWFSCGSDYPVFETPIGKIGIMICYDMGFPEVARILTLNGAELLIAPSAWCIQDRDMWDINTACRALENGTHVLAVNRWGHEGDLHLFGGSKILGPRGQLLNEARCDSEALLMGEVNFLVQAHTRLNIPYLRDRKPQSYQALVQNSPFTGEL from the coding sequence ATGAGTAATCACATCGTTAAAGTTGCGCTTGCACAATTTAATTCTACGCTTGGTGATAAGACCCAAAATTTACAGCGTATGACGGATTTTTGTCATCAAGCCGCTGAACAAGGCGCTAAGCTGATCTGCTTCCCTGAATTGGCAACAACAGGTTATCGAGGCGATTTGCTCTCTACGCGATTATGGGATCTTAGCGATAGTACAGGCAGTGAAACCTATCAATTATTCAGTTCACTGGCTACCCGTTTGGATCTCACTATTGTGAGTGGTTTTGCCGAAAGAGGTCATTATTTAGGCGAGGTATATAACTCTGTCGGTGTCTGGAACCCAGGGTGTGAAGATATCAGCGGTGTTTTTCGCAAAGTTCATGCATTTGGCATCGAAAAACAGTGGTTCAGCTGTGGCAGTGACTATCCCGTCTTTGAGACGCCAATCGGCAAAATAGGCATCATGATTTGTTATGACATGGGCTTCCCCGAGGTGGCACGAATTCTGACTTTAAATGGTGCAGAATTATTGATCGCACCTTCTGCATGGTGCATCCAAGACAGAGACATGTGGGATATTAATACCGCTTGTCGTGCTCTTGAAAATGGGACTCACGTGCTAGCAGTGAATCGTTGGGGTCATGAAGGTGATTTACATTTGTTTGGTGGAAGTAAAATTTTAGGTCCTAGAGGACAACTTCTTAATGAGGCTCGCTGTGATAGCGAGGCATTGCTCATGGGAGAAGTAAACTTTCTTGTTCAGGCACATACTCGCCTGAATATTCCTTATTTAAGAGATCGAAAACCACAAAGCTATCAGGCATTGGTGCAAAATTCTCCGTTTACAGGTGAGTTATGA
- a CDS encoding cytosine permease — protein MMTLTGLVGASIVIFSTIKMNDINLYSSSLGFSTLLNAIFNKRFDRRYLTWVIGIFGTIASMLGILDNFIGFLIYLGIAIPPVAGIMVIDYYLLKRDRKELETTRAKGELPLTCEAFNPITLIVWIIAVIVGWLSSELGPFNADFGVPALNSLLASALLYWIGMRWQARIRGVDTVQFRKVSHSD, from the coding sequence ATGATGACACTAACTGGGCTAGTTGGCGCATCAATTGTTATCTTCTCAACCATCAAAATGAACGATATTAACCTATATTCATCATCTTTAGGTTTTTCGACTTTATTGAACGCTATTTTTAATAAACGTTTTGATCGTCGTTATCTCACATGGGTCATTGGTATTTTTGGCACTATTGCTTCAATGCTAGGTATTTTAGATAACTTTATTGGTTTTCTGATTTATTTAGGAATAGCGATTCCGCCTGTTGCTGGCATCATGGTCATTGATTACTACTTATTAAAACGTGATCGTAAAGAATTAGAGACAACAAGAGCGAAAGGGGAACTCCCACTGACTTGTGAGGCGTTTAACCCTATTACGCTAATTGTTTGGATCATTGCTGTGATCGTCGGTTGGCTAAGTTCTGAATTAGGTCCTTTTAATGCCGACTTTGGTGTACCTGCACTGAATTCACTGCTTGCAAGTGCTCTTCTATATTGGATTGGAATGCGTTGGCAAGCTCGCATTAGAGGTGTTGATACGGTTCAATTCCGTAAAGTAAGTCACTCAGATTAA
- a CDS encoding purine-cytosine permease family protein codes for MANKMGEDYSLARVPLSARRPFYEVLIIRIGSLACVSQVMLGAALGYGLTFWQAFWATMLGSVILQVVSWALGAAACREGMSISLLSRWSGFGKLGSALIGGAIAISLMGWFGVQNGFFADGMYKATNVLTPGTWSLITGIAVTIITVYGYRFLSITANISTPLFLLALVWATYNLLSGQDISVLISSAEPAGPLMTLPAAITMVAGGFIISAVTTPDISRFMKSPKEVFWMTLIGTFFGELLVNMIAVLMAAGITYVSGIRFDDDTNWASWRINCYLLNHQNERY; via the coding sequence ATGGCGAATAAAATGGGTGAAGATTATTCTCTGGCTAGGGTACCTCTCAGTGCCCGTCGGCCATTTTATGAAGTCCTAATAATCCGTATTGGTTCACTGGCCTGTGTTTCACAGGTGATGTTAGGGGCCGCTCTCGGTTATGGACTGACTTTTTGGCAAGCGTTTTGGGCCACCATGCTAGGTTCAGTTATTTTACAAGTCGTTAGCTGGGCATTAGGTGCAGCTGCGTGCCGCGAAGGAATGTCAATCAGTCTACTGTCACGGTGGTCTGGGTTTGGTAAGTTAGGATCTGCTCTGATTGGTGGCGCTATTGCGATTTCACTGATGGGGTGGTTCGGCGTACAAAACGGTTTCTTTGCGGATGGTATGTATAAAGCGACGAATGTGCTAACACCAGGGACTTGGTCGCTTATTACAGGTATTGCGGTGACGATTATTACGGTATATGGGTATCGCTTTTTATCTATTACCGCCAATATTTCAACGCCGCTATTTTTACTCGCGTTAGTCTGGGCAACTTATAATCTGCTTTCAGGGCAGGATATTAGTGTCCTTATCAGTAGTGCTGAACCAGCAGGGCCTCTTATGACTTTACCCGCGGCCATTACTATGGTTGCTGGTGGGTTTATTATTTCCGCTGTCACAACGCCCGATATTAGTCGTTTCATGAAAAGCCCAAAAGAGGTTTTTTGGATGACTCTTATCGGGACTTTTTTTGGTGAGTTGTTAGTTAATATGATCGCCGTATTGATGGCCGCTGGCATTACATACGTCTCAGGTATTCGATTTGATGATGACACTAACTGGGCTAGTTGGCGCATCAATTGTTATCTTCTCAACCATCAAAATGAACGATATTAA
- the macB gene encoding macrolide ABC transporter ATP-binding protein/permease MacB — translation MSALLELKGITRRYPAGETEITVLKDVSLKIEAGEMVAIIGASGSGKSTLMNIIGCLDKPSSGEYFVAQQTISQLDNNQLAELRREHFGFIFQRYHLLSHLTAEQNVEVPAVYAGVGKTQRRQRAIELLAKLGLKERAEYRPNQLSGGQQQRVSIARALMNGGQVILADEPTGALDSHSGEEVMKILKDLRAQGHTVIIVTHDPKVAQQAERIIEIKDGEIIRDSGTVTTSAPPRLKKSAPRKMSLSQMYGRFSEALLMAWRAMVVNKMRTLLTMLGIIIGIASVVSIMVIGDAAQGMVLNDIKSIGTNTISVYPGEDFGSDNAQDRQSLKPADVDAIAKQPYVQAVSGELSQSTRLRRGNLDASARLLGVGRDYFQVYAEKFSEGMNFTEDMVRRRAQVVVIDANTKRRFFPNQKQVVGETILIGNMPATVIGVLAEQKSIFGSDNSLSIWLPDTTVNSKIVNRPYLDSIVVRVKEGIDAKVAEQQITRLLTLRHGKKDIFTYNIDTLVKTAEKTTRTMQLFLTLVAVISLVVGGIGVMNIMLVSVTERTREIGIRMAVGARTSDVMQQFLIEAVLVCLMGGGMGIALSYGISLLAQMALPGWEFVFQPIALISAFVCSTAIGIIFGFLPARSAARLNPIDALARE, via the coding sequence ATGTCGGCCTTATTAGAACTGAAAGGGATAACTCGACGTTATCCCGCTGGTGAAACCGAAATTACCGTACTGAAAGACGTCTCACTAAAGATTGAAGCAGGGGAGATGGTTGCCATTATTGGCGCTTCAGGCTCAGGTAAATCAACATTAATGAATATCATTGGATGTTTGGATAAGCCGAGTTCAGGCGAGTATTTCGTTGCTCAACAAACAATTTCACAGCTTGATAATAATCAGTTAGCGGAATTGCGTCGAGAGCACTTTGGTTTTATTTTTCAACGTTATCATTTGTTAAGCCATTTAACGGCGGAGCAAAATGTTGAGGTTCCAGCCGTTTATGCGGGGGTGGGCAAAACACAGCGACGTCAAAGAGCGATTGAATTACTGGCCAAATTAGGGCTTAAAGAACGCGCAGAATATCGGCCTAATCAGCTGTCTGGTGGGCAACAACAGCGAGTCAGTATTGCACGAGCATTAATGAATGGCGGTCAAGTGATCCTTGCTGACGAACCTACAGGTGCTCTTGATAGCCATTCAGGTGAAGAGGTCATGAAAATCCTCAAAGACCTGCGCGCACAAGGTCACACCGTAATCATTGTTACTCATGATCCAAAAGTGGCCCAGCAGGCTGAACGCATCATTGAAATTAAAGACGGTGAAATCATTCGTGATTCCGGAACAGTGACAACGTCAGCACCACCGCGATTAAAAAAATCCGCACCGAGAAAAATGTCCTTGTCACAAATGTACGGCCGATTCAGTGAAGCACTGTTAATGGCATGGCGTGCCATGGTCGTGAATAAAATGCGTACCTTATTGACGATGCTGGGCATTATTATTGGTATTGCGTCAGTCGTCTCTATCATGGTGATAGGGGATGCTGCACAGGGAATGGTACTTAATGATATCAAATCAATTGGTACGAATACCATCTCAGTGTATCCAGGCGAGGATTTTGGTAGCGATAATGCACAAGACCGGCAATCGTTAAAACCAGCCGATGTTGATGCCATTGCAAAGCAGCCCTATGTTCAAGCGGTATCTGGTGAGTTATCTCAATCAACTCGATTACGCCGAGGCAATTTAGATGCTTCAGCACGATTATTAGGCGTTGGGCGTGATTATTTTCAAGTTTATGCCGAAAAATTTTCTGAGGGGATGAACTTTACTGAAGATATGGTGAGACGTAGAGCTCAAGTGGTCGTGATTGATGCTAATACGAAACGACGTTTTTTCCCTAATCAGAAACAAGTGGTTGGTGAAACTATTTTGATTGGTAATATGCCAGCAACGGTGATTGGGGTATTAGCGGAACAAAAATCAATTTTTGGTTCAGATAATTCATTATCGATTTGGTTGCCTGATACCACCGTCAATAGCAAAATCGTAAACCGACCTTATTTGGATAGTATTGTTGTTAGGGTTAAAGAGGGCATTGATGCCAAAGTAGCAGAGCAACAAATCACTCGTTTGTTAACACTGCGACACGGTAAAAAAGATATTTTTACCTATAATATCGACACGCTAGTGAAAACCGCCGAAAAAACCACGCGTACGATGCAGCTATTTCTCACCTTAGTGGCTGTTATTTCACTGGTTGTTGGCGGGATTGGGGTAATGAATATCATGTTGGTGTCTGTAACAGAGCGCACACGAGAAATTGGTATTCGTATGGCTGTAGGAGCACGAACGAGTGATGTGATGCAACAATTTTTAATTGAGGCAGTGCTCGTCTGTTTGATGGGGGGAGGAATGGGCATAGCCCTTTCTTATGGTATCAGCCTACTTGCTCAAATGGCATTACCTGGCTGGGAGTTTGTTTTTCAGCCAATCGCGTTGATTAGTGCATTTGTGTGTTCGACTGCGATCGGTATTATTTTTGGGTTCTTACCTGCAAGAAGTGCCGCTAGATTAAACCCTATTGATGCGTTAGCCAGAGAATAA